A single genomic interval of Thermodesulfobacteriota bacterium harbors:
- a CDS encoding DUF2703 domain-containing protein — protein sequence MKTLSMRWQRLVNEAGQTCERCDSTGNATQKAFEKLQRSLAELGIHVQLETNILDFSTFTKDPLQSNRIWIGGRPLEEWVDAKVGRSQCCDVCGSSECRTVSVEGTTYETIPEELIIRAGLLAAAELFEKGKSECCIS from the coding sequence ATGAAAACATTGTCGATGCGATGGCAAAGGCTCGTAAACGAAGCGGGACAGACTTGCGAACGCTGTGATTCTACTGGTAACGCAACCCAAAAAGCATTTGAGAAGCTTCAGAGATCACTTGCTGAACTTGGCATACACGTTCAGTTGGAAACAAACATTCTCGACTTCTCAACATTTACAAAAGATCCCCTTCAATCGAACCGGATTTGGATTGGCGGAAGACCTCTGGAAGAATGGGTCGACGCGAAGGTGGGCCGAAGCCAATGTTGCGATGTTTGCGGAAGCTCCGAATGCAGGACGGTATCAGTAGAAGGAACTACTTATGAGACAATACCAGAAGAACTAATTATAAGGGCCGGTCTTCTTGCCGCTGCGGAACTTTTTGAGAAAGGCAAATCAGAATGTTGTATTTCATAA
- a CDS encoding isoprenylcysteine carboxylmethyltransferase family protein, which produces MHTAAERYRLGFSWLIGLIFISIILFSKSGHEGSLSYEILELSGYVLIVIATLGRIWATVYIGGRKDEELCQDGPYSIWRNPLYVFSFLGAVGIILSSGKLILLFIIMPFFIYNYYFVIKGEEARLFELFGNEYAEYCKKVKRIIPNFNNYWSKNKFEIYPKVFFRSMVHASFFMWLFILLEFLEYFEENTKLIPTLFYLPF; this is translated from the coding sequence GTGCATACAGCAGCTGAAAGATACAGACTTGGATTTAGTTGGTTAATTGGATTAATTTTCATCTCAATAATTCTATTTTCAAAATCAGGTCACGAAGGGTCACTTTCATATGAAATTCTAGAATTATCCGGATATGTATTGATAGTTATCGCAACCCTTGGACGAATATGGGCTACCGTTTACATCGGAGGAAGAAAAGACGAAGAATTATGTCAGGATGGACCATATTCTATATGGCGAAATCCTCTGTATGTGTTCTCTTTTCTCGGTGCAGTTGGGATCATTCTTAGCTCTGGAAAATTAATACTTCTTTTTATAATCATGCCTTTTTTTATTTATAACTACTACTTTGTTATTAAAGGAGAAGAAGCAAGACTCTTTGAATTATTTGGAAATGAATACGCTGAATACTGCAAAAAAGTTAAACGAATTATCCCAAACTTCAATAACTATTGGTCAAAAAACAAATTCGAAATTTACCCAAAGGTTTTCTTTCGCTCAATGGTTCATGCCAGTTTTTTTATGTGGTTATTCATTTTATTAGAATTTCTTGAATATTTTGAAGAAAATACAAAATTGATACCGACCTTATTTTATTTGCCATTTTAG
- a CDS encoding YajD family HNH nuclease — protein sequence MSLKKTQTEGDKLDQIIAEARRDRERRQKTYRERALKIFPWICARCGREFTGKRLRELTVHHKDHNHDNNPPDGSNWELLCLYCHDNEHSRYLDAEWSDGPTPGGEQEPPSTYRSFANLAALLKDKNLKDKK from the coding sequence ATGTCACTGAAGAAGACACAAACAGAGGGCGACAAGCTGGATCAGATTATTGCTGAAGCTCGCCGCGACCGAGAGCGCCGGCAGAAGACCTATCGGGAGCGAGCCCTCAAGATCTTCCCGTGGATATGTGCGCGGTGCGGGCGTGAATTCACGGGCAAGAGACTTCGTGAGCTGACAGTCCATCATAAGGACCACAACCACGATAACAATCCGCCTGATGGCAGCAACTGGGAGCTGCTGTGTCTCTATTGCCATGACAATGAACACTCACGATATCTGGATGCAGAATGGTCTGACGGTCCGACGCCGGGAGGCGAGCAGGAACCACCTTCGACTTACAGGTCGTTCGCTAATCTCGCTGCCTTGCTGAAGGACAAAAACCTGAAGGACAAAAAGTAA
- a CDS encoding cytoplasmic protein → MGRHRHEFVNTFDEGQIAFGLSRELDEKSLIAYLQKFTDDELMHLLVKRLSDTEVSEIVDFVTGTLKKHLAEEEYHQYFLKDEGHH, encoded by the coding sequence ATGGGCAGACACAGACATGAATTTGTGAATACATTTGATGAAGGCCAGATAGCCTTTGGCTTAAGCCGGGAACTGGATGAAAAGTCCCTCATCGCGTACCTGCAAAAGTTTACCGATGACGAGCTAATGCATCTTTTAGTAAAACGCTTAAGCGATACCGAGGTCTCAGAGATAGTTGACTTTGTAACTGGAACACTTAAAAAACACCTGGCGGAGGAAGAATACCACCAGTATTTCCTAAAAGATGAAGGGCATCACTGA
- a CDS encoding AMP-binding protein has translation MRDTINHLIEQAVSKFPGSVALQERHNTGWTTLSYSALGKAMAEIGTGLISVGLKPGDKIGLFINKGPRWLISDLAILGSGGIDVPRGNDLALDELTYIANHAEVKIAVTDMSPDTIPILKKEAPAIEYIIYSGDKRPPEIKGLITWEEVRIKGKRLLSTGDKTFFDRAKTARENDLATIVYTSGTTGRPKGVMLTHGNIAKNVGSVLKCIPVQPEERFLSLLPPYHMFERTVEYIALSSGATLIFSDPHHFREDLSAQQPNFIAGVPRLWEIFYQGVMDRLKKEKYYKLISLLLTASKNFIKSGRFIYLPLHLLADRLIYKTVRDNLGGKLRVAVSGGGTLPPHLDDFFEMIGVTLLNGYGLTETSPVLTIRRPEANMKGSAGRPIPETEIKILTETEEPVPPGKAGIIWVKGPQVMRGYFKDKEATDKVLKNGWLNTGDLGMLTPQGNLVITGRAKDTIVLLSGENIEPEPIETALSLSPFISQVIIVGQDRKHLGALIVPYRQAIEDYCLGHNIRCSDKEELIEYPEIVQLIKNETDQLHNKKEGTRPWARIIRFKLIPEEWTAQSGLLTFTLKKKRAAIAATFQEEIEDLYR, from the coding sequence ATGCGAGACACGATTAACCATTTAATTGAACAGGCCGTATCCAAATTCCCCGGCAGTGTTGCGCTGCAGGAAAGGCATAATACCGGGTGGACAACCCTGTCCTACAGCGCACTGGGAAAAGCTATGGCTGAGATTGGGACCGGTCTTATATCCGTAGGCCTGAAGCCTGGAGACAAGATAGGGCTCTTCATAAATAAGGGCCCACGCTGGCTCATCAGCGATCTTGCCATCCTGGGCAGCGGCGGAATAGATGTCCCGCGCGGTAACGACTTGGCCCTGGACGAGCTTACCTATATAGCCAACCACGCAGAGGTCAAGATCGCTGTCACGGATATGTCCCCGGACACGATCCCAATCCTGAAAAAAGAGGCCCCAGCCATTGAATACATCATCTACTCAGGAGATAAAAGGCCCCCCGAAATAAAGGGTCTCATCACTTGGGAAGAGGTAAGGATTAAGGGAAAAAGGCTGTTATCCACCGGCGATAAGACATTTTTTGACCGGGCTAAAACGGCCAGGGAAAACGATCTGGCCACTATTGTCTATACCTCAGGCACGACCGGGCGGCCCAAAGGGGTTATGCTCACACATGGGAACATAGCTAAAAACGTTGGTTCCGTCCTCAAGTGCATACCCGTTCAACCGGAAGAACGTTTTTTATCCCTCCTTCCGCCTTATCACATGTTCGAAAGGACAGTCGAATATATTGCCCTTTCAAGCGGAGCCACGCTTATTTTCAGTGACCCTCACCACTTTCGTGAGGATCTGTCTGCGCAACAGCCGAATTTCATAGCCGGTGTGCCCAGGCTGTGGGAGATATTTTATCAGGGGGTAATGGACAGACTAAAAAAGGAAAAATACTATAAGCTGATCAGCTTATTGCTTACGGCCAGCAAAAACTTCATAAAATCCGGGCGGTTCATATACCTTCCACTCCATCTCCTCGCTGACCGGCTGATATATAAAACCGTGCGAGATAACCTGGGCGGCAAACTTAGGGTAGCGGTGAGCGGGGGAGGAACCCTGCCGCCCCATCTCGATGATTTTTTCGAAATGATAGGAGTAACCCTTCTCAACGGCTACGGGCTGACGGAAACCTCGCCCGTTCTTACCATAAGACGGCCGGAAGCCAACATGAAAGGCAGCGCGGGAAGACCGATACCCGAAACAGAGATAAAAATACTGACCGAAACTGAGGAACCCGTCCCGCCCGGCAAGGCAGGGATTATCTGGGTGAAGGGGCCTCAGGTGATGCGGGGATACTTTAAGGACAAGGAGGCCACGGATAAGGTACTCAAAAATGGCTGGCTGAATACCGGCGATCTCGGCATGCTGACCCCGCAAGGGAATCTCGTCATCACCGGCCGGGCCAAGGATACTATCGTCCTTTTAAGCGGTGAAAACATTGAACCGGAACCTATAGAAACCGCCCTGTCTCTAAGTCCTTTCATATCTCAGGTCATCATTGTCGGACAGGACCGGAAACACCTGGGCGCGCTCATAGTACCGTATAGACAGGCTATCGAGGATTACTGCCTCGGACATAATATACGTTGCAGTGATAAAGAAGAATTAATAGAGTATCCTGAGATTGTCCAACTTATCAAAAATGAGACAGATCAACTCCACAATAAAAAAGAAGGCACCCGGCCATGGGCAAGGATTATCAGGTTTAAACTGATTCCTGAAGAATGGACTGCACAAAGCGGCCTTTTGACCTTTACCTTAAAAAAGAAAAGGGCGGCCATCGCCGCAACATTTCAAGAAGAGATAGAAGACCTCTACCGGTAA
- a CDS encoding cyclic nucleotide-binding domain-containing protein — protein MEELTSNNIEVFYALPGVDFLAFLPEEELFHLAKRFKRLRARKGEVICRGGDPGDSLFIIKSGIVDVYVRKEGREDLIAQLHRGDFFGERAILTGEPRMATVKAALDVELFELKKADFEALLYKHPQVALHISRIISSRFSKAGGLITPLVAPCFYSVIGSHAGLGCSTFTAMLAVSVAREAGGKVLVIDLDEPRGQVLHILGGEQIDCPDNRLIEDFSPETRANLRQSWYKSPAGVTIFQLPQTSNRKFVTEIRSHLSSIMEVLKNNFAYVFFDLHHEINTVSKRVLRLSDCILFLIPTLVEDMADVPQQLRLIQDIIDSTSARIKIGTSHIRGDTGLHRTEIKALLNLAEVPEIWQYKEEEKNRTALRRLAREICKRRVGVALGAGGARGWTHLGVLKALEERGIPIDMIAGCSIGAFVAALYGKTGSANAAIELALSYFSTTRQVRKNIYDYTLLGGGVLKGNRILSVLEEMLEGADFLDLAIPVSIIAVDMATGQEVIMERGSVSKAVRASISSPGMFNPFNMNGQWLSDGALLNPLPVDVLVNKGADFLLASVVERRTGERWPENRGPSILGVLTRSFSIMFSHAARESINKSDIVIYPDVEGYKWGDFHLGKELIRRGEEACLQKIDEIEKLMGGELPAVGSQKS, from the coding sequence ATGGAAGAACTGACCTCTAATAACATAGAAGTCTTTTATGCGCTTCCCGGGGTGGATTTTCTGGCTTTTCTCCCGGAAGAGGAACTCTTCCATCTGGCAAAACGGTTCAAAAGGCTGCGGGCCAGAAAAGGTGAGGTAATTTGCCGGGGAGGGGATCCGGGGGATTCACTTTTCATAATCAAGTCCGGCATAGTTGACGTTTATGTAAGAAAGGAGGGGCGGGAGGACCTTATTGCCCAGTTACACCGGGGAGATTTCTTCGGTGAACGGGCCATTCTCACCGGGGAACCAAGGATGGCCACAGTCAAAGCGGCCCTTGACGTCGAACTCTTTGAGCTTAAGAAGGCGGATTTTGAGGCGCTATTGTACAAACATCCACAGGTTGCCCTGCACATCAGCCGCATTATATCTTCCAGGTTCAGTAAGGCTGGAGGGCTGATTACCCCGCTGGTCGCCCCTTGCTTTTATAGTGTCATCGGTTCTCACGCCGGCCTTGGTTGCTCCACTTTTACCGCTATGCTGGCGGTATCCGTCGCCCGCGAAGCAGGGGGAAAAGTCCTGGTTATAGACCTGGACGAACCCCGTGGACAGGTCTTACATATCCTGGGCGGTGAACAGATCGACTGCCCGGACAACCGATTAATTGAAGACTTTTCTCCGGAAACCAGGGCTAACCTAAGGCAATCCTGGTACAAAAGCCCCGCCGGTGTCACTATCTTCCAATTGCCGCAAACGAGTAATCGAAAATTCGTTACGGAAATCAGGTCTCATCTATCCTCTATCATGGAAGTATTGAAAAATAATTTCGCCTATGTCTTTTTCGATCTCCACCATGAAATCAATACGGTAAGCAAACGGGTCTTAAGGCTCTCTGACTGCATTCTCTTTCTTATCCCGACCCTTGTGGAAGATATGGCCGACGTCCCCCAACAGCTCCGCCTGATTCAGGATATCATCGATTCCACGTCAGCGCGCATCAAAATCGGCACAAGCCATATAAGAGGAGACACAGGTCTTCACCGCACTGAAATAAAGGCCCTTCTGAATCTGGCCGAAGTCCCGGAGATATGGCAATATAAGGAGGAAGAAAAAAATAGAACTGCGCTGCGAAGACTGGCGCGTGAAATTTGCAAAAGACGAGTCGGGGTAGCGCTCGGGGCCGGAGGCGCACGGGGCTGGACACATCTGGGCGTTCTAAAGGCGCTGGAGGAAAGGGGCATCCCCATAGATATGATAGCCGGATGCAGCATCGGGGCATTTGTAGCCGCATTATACGGCAAGACCGGTTCGGCAAATGCGGCTATAGAGCTGGCCTTGTCCTATTTCTCCACTACTCGTCAGGTAAGAAAAAATATATACGACTATACACTGCTGGGCGGGGGAGTCTTAAAGGGAAACCGCATCCTCTCCGTACTGGAAGAGATGCTGGAGGGCGCAGATTTTCTTGACCTGGCGATCCCGGTGAGTATTATTGCCGTTGACATGGCCACCGGTCAGGAGGTTATTATGGAGCGGGGATCGGTGAGCAAGGCCGTGCGGGCCAGTATATCCAGCCCGGGCATGTTCAATCCATTTAATATGAACGGACAGTGGCTTAGCGATGGGGCGCTTCTCAACCCGTTGCCCGTGGATGTACTCGTCAATAAAGGCGCCGATTTTCTATTAGCTTCGGTAGTAGAAAGGCGCACCGGCGAGCGCTGGCCTGAAAATAGGGGGCCTTCTATCTTAGGCGTACTCACTCGTTCCTTCTCCATAATGTTTTCCCATGCCGCACGGGAAAGCATTAATAAGTCTGACATCGTTATTTATCCAGATGTCGAAGGCTACAAGTGGGGAGATTTCCACCTGGGAAAGGAATTAATACGCAGGGGAGAAGAGGCCTGCCTTCAAAAAATAGATGAAATCGAAAAATTAATGGGTGGAGAGCTGCCGGCAGTCGGCAGTCAAAAAAGCTGA
- the pilB gene encoding type IV-A pilus assembly ATPase PilB encodes MSTRLGELLVREKLITVEQLKGALNEQRLHGGTLGYHLVKMGIIAENVLLSFLSRQFGVSVVDPSAMDIPEEVIRLVPPRIVQKYHVIPLKKAGSVLTVAIADPSNISAIDDIKFFTGTNVVVQLATDLAIKKAIDRFYDMSASLSDVMDGFKDEGMDYSGDEEELDASVLATAATEAPVVKLVNFILADAIKKQASDIHVEPYEKVFRVRFRIDGVLYEIMNPPSRLKNAIISRIKIMSKLDIAERRLPQDGRIKLIVGKGKEMDFRVSVLPTLFGEKVVLRLLDKSNLQLDMTRLGFEEKALTDFMEAIHRPYGMVLVTGPTGSGKTTTLYSALAELNKVTENISTAEDPVEFNLMGINQVQIHDDIGLTFAAALRSFLRQDPDIIMVGEIRDFETAEIGVKAALTGHLVLSTLHTNDAPSTINRLLNMGVEPFLVSSSVNLILAQRLVRKICPDCKEEVSIPAEVLRNMGLRQESDGEIICYKGKGCLNCNQSGYRGRIALYEVMPMYEELKEMVLVGASAMEIKKETIRLGTKTLRQSGLTKILEGVTTIEEVARTTVAD; translated from the coding sequence ATGTCAACCCGTCTCGGCGAATTATTAGTTAGAGAAAAGCTGATAACCGTGGAACAACTGAAAGGGGCCTTGAACGAGCAAAGACTCCACGGGGGAACTCTTGGTTATCATCTTGTTAAAATGGGCATTATTGCTGAAAATGTCCTGCTCAGTTTTTTGAGCAGACAATTTGGGGTTTCCGTGGTGGATCCTTCCGCTATGGATATCCCCGAGGAGGTTATCAGGCTTGTCCCCCCCCGTATTGTCCAAAAATATCATGTTATCCCGCTAAAGAAAGCCGGCTCGGTTTTGACCGTGGCCATAGCCGATCCCTCCAATATTTCGGCCATAGATGACATAAAGTTTTTTACCGGTACAAATGTAGTGGTTCAGTTGGCTACTGACCTGGCGATCAAAAAGGCTATTGATCGTTTTTATGACATGTCTGCCTCCCTGAGTGATGTAATGGATGGATTCAAAGACGAAGGGATGGACTACTCCGGTGATGAGGAGGAACTGGACGCCTCAGTCCTGGCTACAGCGGCCACGGAGGCGCCGGTTGTCAAGCTGGTTAATTTTATTCTGGCCGACGCCATTAAAAAGCAGGCCAGCGATATCCATGTAGAACCGTATGAAAAGGTCTTTCGGGTCAGGTTCAGAATCGATGGCGTCTTATATGAGATAATGAACCCCCCTTCCCGGCTGAAGAATGCGATAATCTCGCGAATTAAGATTATGTCCAAACTGGATATTGCGGAGAGGAGGCTGCCTCAGGACGGGCGCATAAAGCTGATCGTAGGGAAGGGCAAGGAGATGGATTTCCGGGTATCGGTGCTGCCCACCCTATTCGGTGAAAAGGTAGTCTTACGGCTCCTTGACAAGTCTAATCTTCAGCTGGATATGACCAGACTGGGTTTTGAGGAAAAGGCCCTGACTGATTTTATGGAGGCCATTCACAGGCCTTATGGGATGGTCCTGGTTACCGGACCGACCGGGAGCGGGAAGACCACCACCCTTTATTCGGCGCTGGCCGAGTTAAATAAGGTGACCGAGAATATTTCGACCGCGGAAGACCCTGTGGAATTCAACCTCATGGGCATAAATCAGGTACAAATCCATGATGATATAGGGTTGACCTTTGCGGCTGCCTTGCGGTCATTTTTGAGGCAGGACCCGGACATCATTATGGTCGGCGAGATCAGAGACTTTGAGACGGCAGAGATCGGGGTCAAGGCTGCCCTGACCGGACATCTGGTCCTTTCCACGCTTCATACCAATGACGCCCCTTCTACGATTAATCGGCTGCTCAATATGGGCGTAGAGCCGTTTCTGGTGTCATCTTCCGTCAATCTTATCCTGGCCCAGCGTTTAGTACGAAAGATTTGTCCGGATTGTAAGGAGGAAGTCTCTATTCCTGCCGAGGTCTTACGGAATATGGGGTTACGACAGGAGTCTGACGGAGAGATTATCTGCTACAAGGGCAAGGGCTGCCTTAATTGCAATCAGAGTGGTTATCGGGGACGGATTGCCCTCTATGAGGTTATGCCTATGTATGAAGAATTGAAAGAAATGGTTCTGGTGGGGGCCTCGGCCATGGAGATCAAGAAAGAGACTATACGTTTGGGCACGAAAACGCTTCGTCAGAGCGGGTTAACCAAGATACTCGAAGGAGTTACCACGATAGAAGAGGTGGCCCGAACAACGGTAGCAGATTGA
- a CDS encoding type II secretion system F family protein, with amino-acid sequence MAVYIWEAKTGKGEKRGGELEAPDETTVRVQLRRLQLTPTKIKKKPKDLLENVKFLKPKVTQKDLVVFTRQLSTMIDAGLPLIQGLDILAKQQINKTFREVLTDIKTNVETGSTFADSLARHDKIFDSLFSKMVAAGELGGILDVILNRLAMYMEKVMKLKKKVKSALTYPLVVLCIAILVVAVILIFVIPVFQKMFADFGQALPAPTQIVINLSEFCKKNIIFMIAGLIAFVFAFRRFYSTAKGRKWVDSLVLRLPVFGPLVRKVAVAKFTRTLGTLISSGVPILDSLNIVAGTAGNKIIEEAILKVRVNISEGRPIAEPLMETGVFPNMVVQMITVGETTGALDAMLGKIADFYDDEVDAAVDALTSMIEPFMMVFLGGTIGGLVIAMYLPIFKMAAAVGN; translated from the coding sequence ATGGCTGTTTATATCTGGGAAGCAAAGACAGGCAAAGGGGAAAAGAGGGGCGGTGAGCTGGAAGCGCCGGATGAGACCACGGTGCGGGTTCAGTTGAGGAGGTTGCAGCTAACACCTACAAAGATAAAGAAAAAACCAAAGGACCTCCTGGAGAATGTCAAATTTTTAAAGCCCAAGGTGACACAGAAAGATTTAGTCGTTTTTACACGACAACTTTCTACCATGATAGATGCGGGTCTGCCTCTTATTCAGGGCCTGGATATCCTGGCCAAGCAGCAGATCAATAAGACTTTCAGGGAGGTGCTTACGGATATAAAGACGAATGTGGAGACCGGCTCAACATTTGCCGATTCTCTGGCAAGGCATGATAAGATTTTTGACAGTCTCTTTTCCAAGATGGTAGCCGCAGGGGAGTTGGGCGGCATACTGGATGTTATCCTCAATCGTTTGGCTATGTACATGGAAAAGGTTATGAAATTGAAGAAAAAGGTCAAAAGCGCGCTGACCTATCCTCTGGTAGTCCTTTGTATTGCTATTTTAGTCGTGGCCGTAATCCTCATCTTTGTTATCCCGGTGTTCCAGAAAATGTTTGCCGATTTCGGCCAGGCATTACCGGCTCCTACTCAAATTGTTATTAACCTGAGCGAGTTCTGTAAGAAAAATATCATTTTTATGATTGCCGGGCTGATTGCGTTTGTATTTGCCTTTCGGAGATTTTACTCTACGGCTAAGGGCAGGAAATGGGTGGACAGCCTTGTTCTCAGGCTTCCGGTGTTTGGGCCGCTGGTCCGCAAGGTAGCCGTAGCTAAATTTACCCGGACCCTGGGAACCCTGATAAGCAGCGGTGTCCCGATACTGGATTCCTTAAACATAGTAGCCGGCACGGCTGGAAATAAGATCATTGAAGAGGCTATCTTAAAGGTCAGGGTAAACATAAGCGAGGGCCGTCCGATAGCCGAACCGCTCATGGAAACCGGGGTGTTCCCTAACATGGTGGTTCAAATGATCACCGTGGGTGAAACGACAGGCGCCCTGGATGCCATGCTGGGGAAGATTGCCGATTTTTATGATGACGAGGTAGACGCGGCCGTAGATGCCTTAACGTCTATGATCGAACCCTTTATGATGGTCTTTCTCGGGGGGACTATTGGCGGCTTAGTCATTGCCATGTATTTGCCTATCTTTAAGATGGCGGCGGCGGTAGGTAATTAA
- a CDS encoding PAS domain S-box protein, translating to MSDSHLSRALWLMSLRVVVATLLLVITVLIQYQSRPAGVFGTLFPLYVFISSVYLLTVVYSILLRVIRHPGRVIFVQMILDPLLVTALIYVTGGISSPFTFLYLLVIMVASRLLYRRGGVIAASLSSILYAALLDFQYLGYIAPLNFDPIDLAGISAGHVIYQASVHITAFYFMAFLSSYWSQQARKDAIELDRRQRNIWELEAFNRNIVQSINTGLFTLDTHGRITSFNRAAEDITAFSHNEVTGQPLATVFPHLDLPSEGDNISENNNLSSFQYKNREGRELWLSFLISSLKNAEHENIGQLILVQDMTEMKAMEAEIQRQQVLASIGKLTAAMAHEIRNPLASLSGCAQMLGRDGSGTPGKFMNIILRDAERLDRLLSDFLLYARPEDSEAREIEVGQVVGEVVADLRERAGRIGMQVVIDLKSPVYIKIAPEHLSRIIENLLIKILETGPEGGEVRIDGRLVQQTGEDVAVGGGSFLCLLVKSGGTGAFPHHTDSAFSPFPMIEGSADELGLAVVYRLVEYSGGKIYFKSPPEEDQGTICYIYLPVNPARL from the coding sequence TTGAGTGACTCACATCTCAGCAGGGCGCTATGGTTGATGTCTTTGAGGGTGGTGGTGGCCACTCTCCTTCTGGTCATTACTGTCCTCATCCAGTATCAGTCACGCCCGGCCGGTGTATTTGGCACCCTGTTTCCTTTATACGTATTTATATCCTCTGTATATCTTCTGACCGTTGTCTATAGTATTCTGCTCAGGGTGATCAGACATCCCGGCCGGGTCATTTTTGTGCAGATGATCCTGGATCCCCTCCTGGTTACGGCCTTAATTTATGTGACCGGCGGGATAAGCAGTCCCTTCACCTTTCTGTACCTGCTGGTAATCATGGTGGCCAGCCGGTTGCTTTACAGGCGGGGGGGGGTAATAGCCGCCTCGTTGAGCAGCATACTCTACGCGGCCCTTCTCGATTTTCAATATCTTGGTTACATAGCACCCCTCAACTTTGACCCCATAGACCTGGCCGGTATTTCAGCCGGCCACGTAATTTACCAGGCTAGTGTTCACATAACAGCCTTTTATTTTATGGCTTTTTTAAGCAGCTATTGGTCTCAACAGGCCAGGAAAGATGCTATTGAACTGGACAGAAGGCAGAGGAATATATGGGAATTAGAGGCATTCAACCGGAACATCGTACAATCGATAAATACCGGCCTTTTCACCTTAGATACGCATGGCCGCATAACTTCGTTTAACCGCGCAGCGGAGGACATTACCGCCTTTTCCCACAATGAGGTTACAGGTCAACCCTTAGCCACGGTTTTTCCACATCTTGACCTGCCTTCCGAAGGGGATAATATCTCTGAAAACAATAACCTTTCCAGTTTTCAGTATAAAAATAGAGAGGGCAGAGAGCTGTGGCTTTCCTTTTTAATATCGTCCCTGAAGAATGCGGAACACGAGAATATAGGACAGCTTATCTTGGTTCAGGACATGACAGAAATGAAGGCCATGGAGGCAGAGATTCAGCGTCAGCAGGTCCTGGCTTCCATCGGGAAACTGACCGCGGCTATGGCCCATGAGATAAGAAATCCCCTGGCCTCCCTAAGCGGCTGTGCCCAGATGCTGGGCCGGGATGGATCCGGAACCCCGGGAAAATTCATGAATATTATATTACGGGATGCAGAAAGACTGGACAGATTATTGTCCGATTTTTTGCTCTATGCCAGACCCGAAGACAGCGAGGCCAGGGAGATTGAGGTCGGACAAGTAGTGGGGGAGGTAGTCGCTGATCTTCGTGAACGGGCCGGCCGGATTGGTATGCAGGTAGTGATTGATTTAAAATCGCCTGTCTATATAAAGATAGCCCCTGAGCACCTTTCCAGGATTATAGAAAACCTGCTTATTAAAATACTGGAAACCGGACCGGAAGGCGGAGAGGTCAGGATAGACGGGCGATTGGTTCAGCAGACAGGTGAGGACGTCGCGGTTGGAGGCGGGAGCTTCCTTTGCCTATTGGTGAAGTCTGGCGGAACAGGAGCGTTTCCTCATCATACAGATAGTGCGTTCAGTCCGTTTCCTATGATAGAAGGTAGTGCGGATGAGCTTGGTTTGGCCGTGGTCTATCGCCTGGTTGAGTATTCCGGGGGTAAGATTTATTTCAAAAGTCCGCCGGAAGAGGATCAGGGGACAATATGTTATATCTACCTGCCGGTTAACCCTGCCCGGCTTTAA